The Kogia breviceps isolate mKogBre1 chromosome 19, mKogBre1 haplotype 1, whole genome shotgun sequence genome contains the following window.
ATAGATAAAGGTAATCATTGCAACACTGTCTAAAGTAGCAAAGGACTAGAAACAATCTACGTGCCCTGATTTGAAATGATCTCTgagaaatattaagtaaaaaggaAAGATGTGTTTACTATCCTTGGGGTTAAACAGTGTGGCTGAGGAAAGGGAATGATAGATGCATGTATGGTTGTATAGTGATAGAACATTCCTGGGTGGATACACAGGAAACGGCTTAGTGTTGCTTAAGGGGAGTTGAACTGGGAGTTTAGGGTACAGAGGTGAGGAGGAGTGTTACTTTTCACTGGATACCTTTCTGTAACATTTGATGTATTTACCATGTGCATGCATTGCTTATTTAAAACGAACAAAAAAGGTCTGTAAGTCGCCTTATACTCAATTTCTCAGGGCCCAGCAGTTATTCTTTCCTCCATTCTTGGCCATGATCTATAACTGGAGATTTATATTGTGTTGTTTTGTACTTTCTAGGAAATTTTATTCAACCTATGGATCTGGTCAAAAAGCTTTTGATCTGTTCAATCCAAACTTCAAGTCTACCTGTCAACGGTAAGCCATTCCACAAGTCTTtggttacctttctttttttaggaTTTAGTTGTCAATTTGAGGGGTTTTGTTGCATTCCACTTGAGGACAAAGATGTTCCTGTAAGaagatctcttttttaaaaaattttaaaccataggtccttgttggttatctgttttaaatagagcagtgtgtacctgtcaatcccaaactccctatgaAGTTCTCTTAAGGGAATACTCGGGACTGTGTAATAGCGTGTCTTGACAACTCAATATACAGACTGAAGATGCGACTGCTTGGAATTCTAGGTTTGTGGAGAAGTACATTGAGCTACAGAAACTTggagaaacagatgaagagaAGTTATTTGTGGAAGCAGGGAAGGCTTTATTGGCAGAAGGTGTCATTTTACGTCGAGTAGCAGAAGCAAGGACTGTGAGTATTTTATTAGCAAAACTGTTACTAGGATTGGTTGTCTGTTTGTCAGAGGTTAAAGGAAGGCTTGGTTTTCTTTCCCCAGCCGTGGCTCCAGGTCAAATACTGTTAGAGTGAATAGACTAGAATTTTGTGGTAAGGGTTGCTGCTTGGAACAAGTGAGTTGTCATGAGGGCTTTTAAAATCGTGGTTCTGTAGAGACTTTTATCATGTTTATTGTCTGTTGTAATCAAATTTGACCTGAGATATTAGTGTTAGATTTTTGAGACAGTGACAGAATGTGCTGGTCATATAGCTTCAGCTGATTAATTGAGTGAAAGTCATAACATCCGCGTGGCGCGCTCACATCTGGTCTTTTAAGCAACAGGACGGTAGTCACATTTCCTGGAAATCTGAACCCATGGGTGTCGAGCCCCAGACTGCATTGGAGGCGAACCAGTCTCTGAAAGAAGATCCACAGGCCCAGCATTTGGGGGCACCTGGAGAACAGTCGACAGGCCTCTCACCTCCCTGAAGAACTTGTGTGCTGTGTATACTGACATCCAAACCGGATTCACTACATGAATGTTGTACCATTTTTAACAGTTGAACTGTGTAAATGTTTCTTGATCTCTAAGGCATCATGTTTGCCTTCTTTTGGTTCCCACTTCTAGGTTGTCATAAAGCTCTGTATCATGGTTTGAAGAAGCAGTTGTGTGAACTTTTATGTTAGGGCGGTATTAAACAAAGAATTCCTTGGTGCTTATAaagtaaatttactttaaaattgtaAATAGCATGAGGAAACCTTTGTAAGTATTGTTTGAATGGGACTCATTCTGAGTAGGTTTGCTTGGAGTTTTGTGTTCACATTTGACTCTGGTATGTTTCTCTTCTCTTGATCCATCAGACTTTTACACATTCTTTTGCACATCAGGTGTGGTTCCCTGGCCAA
Protein-coding sequences here:
- the MRPS23 gene encoding small ribosomal subunit protein mS23 isoform X1 gives rise to the protein MAGSRLETVGSIFSRTRDLIRAGVLKEKPLWFDIYNAFPPLREPVFRRPRLRYGKAKAHIQDIFYHEDRIRAKFYSTYGSGQKAFDLFNPNFKSTCQRFVEKYIELQKLGETDEEKLFVEAGKALLAEGVILRRVAEARTQQDGSHISWKSEPMGVEPQTALEANQSLKEDPQAQHLGAPGEQSTGLSPP
- the MRPS23 gene encoding small ribosomal subunit protein mS23 isoform X2, with product MAGSRLETVGSIFSRTRDLIRAGVLKEKPLWFDIYNAFPPLREPVFRRPRLRYGKAKAHIQDIFYHEDRIRAKFYSTYGSGQKAFDLFNPNFKSTCQRFVEKYIELQKLGETDEEKLFVEAGKALLAEGVILRRVAEARTDGSHISWKSEPMGVEPQTALEANQSLKEDPQAQHLGAPGEQSTGLSPP